In Parasphingorhabdus halotolerans, a single window of DNA contains:
- a CDS encoding nucleotidyltransferase family protein, translating to MIAVKTAMVMAAGLGTRMRPLTNTRPKPLVEVAGKAMIDHCFDKLEQAGVSTVVVNTHYLPDALESHLASADYPFEFRVSDERLQLMETGGGLVQAQQLIDEDIFFSINSDNLWTDGAENSFQRLADDWNDNQMDGLLLLVPRDSAYNYNGAGDFELDEMGRISRRKPESRAPYVWTGIQLLSKRFLRDAPEGPFSTNILWDRAIGEDRLFGIVHDGDWFEVGSPDAIEPTEKALASA from the coding sequence GTGATCGCGGTTAAAACAGCAATGGTAATGGCTGCCGGATTAGGCACACGTATGCGGCCGTTGACGAATACGCGGCCAAAACCATTGGTTGAGGTCGCTGGAAAAGCGATGATTGATCATTGCTTCGACAAGCTCGAACAGGCCGGGGTGAGCACTGTCGTCGTCAACACCCATTATTTGCCTGACGCATTGGAATCGCATCTCGCATCTGCTGACTACCCATTTGAATTTCGCGTGTCGGATGAGCGCTTGCAACTGATGGAAACTGGTGGAGGATTGGTACAGGCGCAGCAACTGATTGACGAGGATATTTTCTTTAGCATCAATAGCGATAATCTGTGGACAGATGGCGCTGAAAATAGCTTTCAGCGGCTCGCTGATGACTGGAATGATAATCAAATGGACGGGCTATTACTGCTCGTACCGCGAGATTCGGCATATAACTATAACGGTGCCGGTGACTTTGAACTGGATGAAATGGGGCGCATTTCGCGACGAAAACCGGAAAGCCGAGCGCCGTATGTCTGGACCGGTATTCAGCTGTTATCGAAGCGTTTTCTACGCGATGCTCCCGAAGGACCGTTTTCGACCAACATATTGTGGGATCGCGCGATTGGAGAAGACCGCCTGTTTGGAATCGTCCATGACGGCGACTGGTTCGAAGTAGGGTCTCCGGACGCGATCGAACCCACCGAAAAAGCTTTGGCGAGTGCCTGA
- a CDS encoding aminoglycoside phosphotransferase family protein, with the protein MTPPAEAETFLNENGWVGAQVMPVAGDASFRRYFRVIDGERKAILMDAPPPHEDPRPFIAIAEYLKAQGLAAPVIFAKDLDQGLVLLEDFGDHRMREHLDEYPEDEHKIYTQTVDLIRGLHGKPAAALPFYDWAQYSRETGLLTEWYCPAQNLDVDVQGFVDAWQKVLQPVLDTQSSPVTVMRDYHAENIMLLDNGELGLLDFQDALTGHPAYDLVSMLQDARRDVSDELEAAMLEYYLDGQTSGNSEVFRSHYAILGAQRNTKIIGIFTRLCVRDGKQRYLNFLPRMWGLLEKDLRHPDLAIVAKWFDKNIPNEVRSRKISAERANA; encoded by the coding sequence ATGACACCGCCTGCAGAGGCAGAAACCTTTTTAAATGAAAACGGATGGGTGGGTGCCCAGGTTATGCCGGTTGCTGGAGATGCTTCGTTCCGCCGCTATTTCCGGGTTATTGATGGTGAACGCAAAGCCATATTGATGGATGCGCCGCCACCACACGAAGATCCGCGTCCGTTCATTGCGATTGCTGAATATCTTAAGGCGCAAGGCTTGGCGGCTCCGGTAATTTTTGCCAAAGATCTTGATCAGGGGTTGGTCTTGCTGGAAGATTTCGGCGATCATCGAATGCGCGAGCATCTAGATGAGTACCCCGAAGACGAACATAAAATTTATACGCAAACTGTTGATCTGATCAGGGGACTTCATGGCAAGCCAGCTGCGGCGCTTCCGTTCTATGATTGGGCGCAATATTCACGTGAAACTGGCCTGCTGACTGAGTGGTATTGCCCGGCGCAAAATCTTGATGTCGATGTTCAGGGCTTTGTTGATGCTTGGCAAAAGGTATTGCAGCCAGTGCTTGATACCCAAAGCTCGCCGGTAACGGTCATGCGAGATTACCATGCTGAGAACATCATGCTTCTTGATAATGGCGAGCTAGGGTTGCTGGATTTTCAGGACGCACTTACGGGCCATCCGGCTTATGATCTGGTATCTATGTTGCAAGATGCTCGCCGCGATGTATCTGATGAACTGGAAGCGGCGATGTTGGAATATTATCTCGACGGTCAAACCAGCGGAAATTCAGAAGTCTTCCGCAGCCATTATGCAATTCTAGGTGCGCAACGAAATACCAAGATAATCGGCATATTCACCCGCCTGTGCGTGCGTGATGGCAAACAACGGTATCTGAATTTTCTACCGCGTATGTGGGGTCTGCTGGAGAAGGACCTGCGACATCCCGATCTGGCGATCGTTGCCAAATGGTTCGACAAGAATATCCCGAATGAAGTGCGCAGTCGAAAAATTTCGGCGGAAAGGGCAAACGCGTGA